In Mongoliitalea daihaiensis, one DNA window encodes the following:
- a CDS encoding type II toxin-antitoxin system RelE/ParE family toxin, with product MIAIKDLYLIFEYCIFTLYNSPMIKSIKHKALKNYWVKGDKSKLPSTMVRKIETIMDIIDSIDKVPDDLYPFPELRPHPLKGNRKGDWSLEVSGNWRITFNFDNETGSAYDLDLEDYH from the coding sequence ATGATAGCAATAAAAGACTTGTATTTAATTTTTGAATACTGTATATTTACACTATACAATAGCCCTATGATTAAAAGTATTAAACACAAAGCCTTAAAAAACTATTGGGTCAAGGGCGATAAAAGTAAACTCCCATCAACAATGGTAAGGAAGATTGAAACGATAATGGATATCATCGATAGTATCGATAAGGTTCCAGATGACCTTTACCCTTTCCCTGAATTAAGGCCACATCCCTTAAAAGGAAATAGAAAGGGAGACTGGTCTTTGGAAGTTTCAGGAAACTGGCGCATTACTTTCAATTTTGACAATGAAACTGGATCAGCATACGATTTGGATTTAGAAGACTATCACTAA
- a CDS encoding Uma2 family endonuclease, which yields MEKDIEKSLLKEPDLSYGHYTYADYLTWEMEEMVELIKGKVFKKAAAPKRIHQWLTGNLHTELNMFLKGKKCQTYIAPFDVRLPVNSKNDDKIFTVVQPDICVVCDLWKLDERGCLGAPDLVVEVLSPSNNQVELRHKYEVYEESGVKEYWLVIPDSQTLLIYSLVNRKFQASRLMTTGDIAQSSVIQGFELNLEEFFGEFK from the coding sequence ATGGAAAAGGATATCGAAAAATCATTGCTAAAAGAACCCGATCTAAGCTATGGGCATTACACATATGCCGATTACCTGACTTGGGAAATGGAGGAAATGGTTGAATTGATCAAAGGAAAAGTTTTCAAGAAAGCGGCCGCTCCTAAAAGGATCCATCAATGGTTAACTGGAAATCTTCACACAGAGCTAAATATGTTTTTGAAAGGCAAAAAATGCCAAACATATATAGCTCCATTTGACGTCAGGCTTCCTGTGAACTCTAAAAATGACGATAAAATTTTTACAGTCGTCCAACCAGATATCTGCGTCGTATGTGATTTATGGAAATTAGATGAAAGAGGATGTTTAGGAGCCCCGGATTTGGTTGTGGAAGTTTTATCTCCTAGCAACAATCAAGTAGAACTTCGTCACAAATATGAAGTGTATGAAGAATCGGGTGTAAAAGAGTACTGGTTGGTAATCCCTGACAGTCAAACCCTCTTGATTTATTCCTTGGTCAATAGAAAATTCCAAGCTTCCCGCTTAATGACCACCGGAGACATCGCGCAGTCTTCAGTAATCCAAGGCTTTGAGCTAAATCTAGAGGAGTTTTTTGGGGAGTTTAAGTAA
- a CDS encoding HigA family addiction module antitoxin, with the protein MERHLSTYIHPGRTFLEQIIKPNKLKIGEVADLLQVSRLTVSKIVNEKSGISPNIALRIQEVFGGNADMWTRMQNKYDMAMALKEYNRNKPKLKKFERAI; encoded by the coding sequence ATGGAAAGGCATTTATCAACCTACATTCACCCAGGGAGAACCTTCCTGGAACAAATTATTAAACCCAATAAGCTTAAGATTGGAGAGGTCGCAGATCTTCTACAGGTGTCCAGGCTTACGGTATCTAAAATCGTAAATGAGAAAAGCGGTATTTCTCCGAATATTGCACTCAGAATACAAGAAGTATTTGGGGGCAATGCGGACATGTGGACTCGAATGCAGAACAAGTATGATATGGCTATGGCTTTGAAAGAATATAACCGAAATAAGCCAAAACTGAAAAAATTCGAGAGGGCAATTTGA
- a CDS encoding DUF4221 family protein encodes MKYTPALFLLLSLSLACNPSTESKIDFNQITITMDTVMVDPGEDIINLRTGLWNSALTEDGSKLYLFDPQSSSLDVIDLNQLVLEKKIPFEQEGPNGTGSFVTWMGILDKEHIFLANFSEIGLFDLQGNKLRSYTFTKENFDDLEDGTNFYRKSLASHDGNILWGMLGSMMREEEVFTKVDFEQKHIKEIKLPGKELLQDYPLTLKMENMNGVMPSVKTVSRAESTLILSNSAYANLFVIDTQSDSAYQIDYSPKLTAKGKKGGYPSEVDSEQRFREVSEQIHAEINFMAPIWDAQNSRFYRFSFETSPTGVYDGPLFKMPENRPISAVYLSIFDENLTLIGETLTDLTVAPTYAFVKDGVIWIYINIDDELGFVKMKIN; translated from the coding sequence ATGAAATATACTCCCGCACTTTTCTTGCTCCTTTCACTTTCCCTTGCCTGCAATCCTTCGACGGAATCCAAAATAGATTTTAATCAAATCACCATTACCATGGATACGGTAATGGTCGACCCTGGAGAAGATATTATCAATCTACGAACAGGACTTTGGAACAGTGCTCTTACTGAAGACGGCTCTAAACTTTATCTTTTTGACCCACAGTCTTCCAGTTTGGATGTTATAGATTTGAATCAACTGGTTCTGGAAAAGAAAATACCATTCGAACAAGAAGGTCCAAACGGGACTGGTTCTTTTGTAACATGGATGGGTATATTGGACAAGGAACATATCTTTTTGGCCAATTTCTCAGAAATAGGTCTATTTGATTTGCAGGGCAACAAGCTTCGCAGCTATACCTTCACAAAGGAGAATTTTGATGATCTAGAAGATGGTACCAATTTTTACAGAAAATCCTTGGCTTCGCATGATGGCAACATTCTTTGGGGCATGTTAGGCAGTATGATGAGAGAAGAGGAAGTTTTTACTAAAGTTGATTTTGAACAAAAACACATCAAAGAAATCAAACTCCCTGGAAAAGAATTGCTCCAAGACTATCCTTTGACCTTGAAAATGGAAAATATGAATGGTGTGATGCCTTCTGTGAAAACCGTAAGTAGAGCTGAGAGTACATTAATCTTATCCAATTCCGCATATGCTAACTTATTTGTCATCGACACCCAGTCAGACAGTGCTTATCAAATAGACTACAGCCCCAAACTCACTGCCAAAGGAAAAAAGGGTGGCTACCCGTCCGAAGTGGATTCTGAACAGCGCTTTAGAGAGGTGTCAGAGCAAATTCACGCTGAAATCAACTTCATGGCACCCATTTGGGATGCTCAAAACAGTCGGTTTTACAGGTTTTCTTTTGAAACCAGTCCCACGGGGGTTTATGATGGCCCACTTTTCAAAATGCCAGAGAATAGGCCCATATCAGCAGTTTATCTCAGCATATTTGACGAAAACTTGACTCTAATCGGAGAAACATTGACCGATCTGACAGTTGCCCCAACCTATGCCTTCGTGAAAGATGGTGTCATTTGGATTTATATAAATATAGATGATGAGCTAGGTTTTGTAAAAATGAAAATCAACTAA
- a CDS encoding ATP-binding protein yields MIRKLFNKLVQHLSKKEFTILTGARQTGKTTLLNDLRKHCKQNGIPEIFINLENKMLLAELDANPLNLLAYLPNQEVKTIVFLDEIQYLSDPSNFLKLLFDEYNHLVKIVASGSSAFYIDSTFNDSLAGRKRIFNLFTCDFEEYLHLNGKGELWEEVARIKSQHHAKSLRLHELQLEWEGFMLYGGYPAVISEKSIPEKIEMLKEIRDSFVKRDIIESGVQNEIVFSCFVRAHFSSKLSH; encoded by the coding sequence ATGATTAGGAAGTTATTTAACAAGCTTGTACAGCATCTTTCAAAGAAAGAATTCACGATACTGACCGGTGCCAGGCAGACGGGTAAAACTACACTTTTGAATGATTTGCGAAAACATTGTAAGCAAAACGGCATACCCGAAATATTTATAAATTTAGAGAATAAAATGCTCTTGGCAGAATTGGATGCCAATCCTCTCAACCTTTTGGCTTATCTCCCAAATCAGGAAGTTAAAACCATTGTTTTTCTCGATGAAATTCAATACCTATCTGACCCGTCCAATTTTCTAAAACTTTTGTTTGATGAATACAATCATTTAGTAAAGATAGTAGCTAGTGGCAGTAGTGCTTTTTATATTGACTCAACATTCAATGATTCATTAGCTGGTAGAAAGCGGATTTTTAATCTATTCACCTGTGATTTTGAAGAGTATTTGCACTTAAATGGGAAAGGTGAACTCTGGGAGGAAGTTGCTCGGATTAAAAGTCAGCATCATGCGAAGAGTCTAAGATTACATGAGTTGCAACTGGAATGGGAAGGGTTTATGCTTTATGGAGGATACCCTGCCGTCATTTCTGAAAAATCAATTCCTGAAAAAATTGAAATGCTCAAAGAAATAAGGGATTCTTTTGTTAAAAGAGATATCATTGAATCAGGAGTTCAGAATGAAATTGTATTCTCCTGTTTTGTGCGGGCACACTTTAGTTCAAAATTAAGTCATTGA
- a CDS encoding M24 family metallopeptidase, whose product MKLNRRSFVKWVSLTPALALPAFACSTSVNQDLPPPSSVIQPLNLAIQPISREERLSRIAKAQQLMQEQKIDALFLEPGTSMKYFLDFDFFLSERMVAAVIPAKGDISYICPGFERDKVEELVKFGNQVLTWEEHESPYALTAKLLKDLGTPNQKIAMEERCRFFLYEGIKNETARLNFVNGDGVTAGCRMYKSPAEIALMQAANTATIEAYKILFDSLEEGMNQYDFRDIAADAHKKLGFNGSIGANFGEWSAFPHGSSKTQVLKPGAIILADGGCTVEGYKSDISRTIVFGEHNDRQKEVWGVVKEAQTAAFELAKQPGTTCEQLDAAARAVIDSAGFGPDYRYFSHRLGHGIGMDGHEWTNLVRGNDTPLQAGMCFSNEPGIYIVGEFGVRLEDCFYMTENGPQYFTQPSPAIDQAFA is encoded by the coding sequence ATGAAACTTAACCGAAGATCATTTGTCAAATGGGTATCCCTCACTCCGGCATTAGCCTTGCCTGCTTTTGCCTGCTCCACTTCTGTAAATCAGGATTTACCTCCACCATCCAGTGTCATTCAACCCTTGAATTTGGCGATTCAGCCTATCAGCAGAGAGGAGCGCTTGTCCAGAATAGCCAAGGCTCAGCAGTTGATGCAAGAGCAAAAAATCGATGCACTTTTCCTAGAACCAGGAACTAGCATGAAGTACTTCTTGGATTTTGATTTCTTCCTTTCCGAGCGCATGGTTGCTGCGGTTATTCCTGCAAAAGGGGATATTTCCTATATCTGTCCAGGTTTTGAGCGGGATAAAGTGGAGGAGTTGGTGAAGTTTGGGAATCAGGTCTTGACATGGGAGGAACATGAAAGTCCCTATGCGCTGACCGCAAAATTGTTAAAGGATTTAGGTACCCCCAATCAAAAAATTGCCATGGAGGAACGCTGCCGCTTTTTCCTGTATGAAGGGATCAAAAACGAAACAGCCCGACTCAATTTTGTCAATGGGGATGGAGTGACGGCAGGCTGTCGCATGTACAAGTCCCCAGCGGAAATTGCCTTGATGCAAGCTGCAAATACCGCTACTATTGAAGCCTACAAAATCTTGTTTGATTCTTTGGAAGAGGGGATGAATCAATATGACTTCCGGGATATTGCAGCAGATGCCCATAAGAAATTAGGCTTTAACGGTTCCATCGGGGCTAATTTTGGAGAGTGGTCAGCCTTCCCTCATGGCAGTAGCAAAACGCAGGTGCTCAAACCGGGAGCTATTATCCTTGCTGATGGTGGTTGTACAGTGGAGGGCTATAAATCCGATATCAGCAGAACCATTGTTTTTGGAGAGCACAATGACAGACAGAAGGAAGTGTGGGGCGTAGTAAAAGAAGCACAGACAGCGGCTTTTGAATTGGCCAAACAACCTGGTACGACCTGCGAGCAACTAGATGCAGCAGCACGAGCGGTTATCGATAGCGCAGGCTTCGGTCCGGATTACCGATATTTTTCCCATCGCTTAGGCCATGGAATTGGTATGGATGGGCATGAGTGGACCAATTTGGTGAGGGGAAATGATACTCCTCTTCAGGCAGGGATGTGTTTTAGCAATGAACCAGGTATCTATATCGTCGGGGAGTTTGGCGTACGCTTGGAAGATTGCTTTTATATGACCGAAAATGGGCCACAATATTTTACTCAGCCAAGTCCAGCCATCGATCAAGCATTTGCATAG
- a CDS encoding IPT/TIG domain-containing protein: MNRIFSGFISAVFFAITNCNIKEEPVLGLFNIEGISPVHAIPGEEIRILGEGFGTDVQSYICKLGNRNIEVKIAEDSLLVLQIPKDIIIGNYILSLNREGFREYSRLYEIKSKPAPQVSRITPFDPEPGETITIYGKNFGLKDSDNGIFFTDANQHPILFTEKESPIAPYTPLLFSNTDSIQVTVPERAYGNLLLISIDPTGEGIERFNITIRYR; this comes from the coding sequence ATGAATCGCATATTTTCTGGTTTTATATCTGCTGTCTTCTTTGCTATCACTAATTGCAATATCAAAGAGGAGCCTGTTTTAGGATTGTTCAATATTGAGGGGATTTCTCCGGTACATGCTATTCCAGGAGAGGAAATAAGGATTTTGGGAGAAGGATTTGGGACAGATGTTCAAAGCTACATATGCAAATTAGGAAACAGAAATATTGAAGTGAAAATTGCAGAAGATTCACTACTTGTCCTTCAAATTCCAAAAGATATCATTATTGGAAATTATATATTATCACTAAACAGAGAGGGATTTAGAGAATATTCTAGGCTTTATGAAATTAAAAGCAAACCTGCTCCCCAAGTTTCCAGGATTACGCCATTTGATCCGGAACCTGGAGAAACAATAACTATTTATGGGAAAAACTTTGGTTTAAAAGATAGCGATAACGGAATTTTTTTCACAGATGCTAACCAACATCCTATTTTATTTACAGAAAAAGAAAGTCCTATTGCCCCTTATACCCCCCTGCTATTTTCAAATACAGATTCTATTCAGGTTACTGTTCCAGAAAGAGCTTACGGTAATTTGCTTTTAATTTCTATAGACCCAACTGGGGAAGGAATTGAAAGGTTTAATATCACAATTAGGTACAGATGA
- a CDS encoding M14 family metallopeptidase, with the protein MKKLYTLLLVLLISIQVMAQKSPEEFLGYALGERFTPHHRVVAYFEHLASTLPNVQLVHYGETYEHRPLFVAIISSPENMSNLENIRLDNLRRTGMLEGTPSTAVAMNWMQYNVHGNEAVATEAAMKTFWQVANPANAEAKEWLKNQVLILDPCANPDGKDRYTVWYNQKQNKRLQPDPQSMEHFEPWPGGRPNHYLMDLNRDWAWQTQKETEQRIQLYHQWMPHLFVDFHEQGINEPFYFAPAAQPLHEQISPFQFEFQTIYGQHTASKFDENGWFYFTKERFDLLYPAYGDTWPTYNGAIGMTIEKGGSGRAGLGMLNALGDTVTLTERIAHTHVAGISAVEVASKNAQKLADEFAKYFKSNSSNPRAKYKSFVIKGDQNPERVNALLKLLDKNGIQYGFAGNRTGLRGLDYNSGKSATFSTSEKDIVVNAYQPKSVLTQILFEPEAVLKDSITYDITSWALPYAYGVQAYAMETRLDAAKKFEKPTFNPNSVNGKPLAYLAPWHATVHAKFLAALINEGIRVRFAEYPFEIGGQSYAAGTLIIHRNGNQYLADYDQKVVDLANQFQINLTATNSAYVDKGKDFGSSDVRPIVQPKVALLGGTGISSLNFGEIWYFFEQELDYPLSILEADNLGRFDLSSYNVLIMPSSWGSYLSENNLKKVMDWVRAGGKIIAIENAVSAFADKAGFSLSQYDTDEEKKTAEKEAKAIQTVERLEPYQERERMGISTTAAGAIYQLRIDQTHPLGFGLGENFYTLKNNGSRYAYLNNGVNVGIIPNLDAYRFGYIGHKIKPKMAQSMVYGVENMGRGQVVYMVDNPMFRSFWENGKLLMANAVFLVGQ; encoded by the coding sequence ATGAAGAAACTATATACCCTTCTGTTAGTACTACTCATCAGCATACAGGTGATGGCGCAAAAAAGCCCGGAAGAATTCCTTGGTTATGCTTTAGGAGAACGATTCACTCCTCATCATCGAGTGGTGGCTTATTTTGAGCACCTAGCTTCCACTCTTCCAAATGTGCAATTGGTGCATTATGGAGAAACGTACGAACACAGACCCTTGTTTGTAGCAATTATCTCCAGCCCAGAGAATATGTCCAACTTGGAAAATATCCGCTTAGACAACCTGCGCCGTACAGGCATGCTTGAGGGAACACCTTCCACAGCGGTGGCCATGAACTGGATGCAGTACAATGTACACGGAAATGAGGCGGTGGCTACAGAAGCTGCCATGAAAACATTCTGGCAAGTGGCCAATCCTGCCAATGCAGAGGCTAAGGAATGGTTGAAAAATCAGGTATTGATCCTAGATCCTTGCGCCAATCCTGATGGAAAGGATCGCTACACGGTTTGGTATAACCAAAAACAAAACAAACGCCTACAACCAGACCCACAATCCATGGAGCACTTCGAGCCTTGGCCAGGTGGTAGACCTAATCACTACTTGATGGACTTGAATAGAGACTGGGCTTGGCAAACACAAAAAGAAACAGAGCAACGCATCCAATTATATCATCAGTGGATGCCTCATCTATTTGTAGATTTTCACGAGCAAGGGATCAACGAGCCTTTCTACTTTGCTCCTGCTGCTCAGCCCCTACATGAGCAAATCAGCCCATTCCAATTCGAATTCCAGACAATTTACGGTCAGCATACTGCTTCTAAATTTGACGAAAATGGCTGGTTTTACTTTACTAAAGAACGTTTTGACTTGCTTTATCCTGCCTATGGAGATACTTGGCCGACTTACAATGGTGCTATCGGTATGACCATTGAAAAAGGCGGATCGGGTCGTGCAGGACTAGGCATGTTGAATGCCTTGGGAGACACCGTTACTCTTACCGAGCGCATTGCCCATACACATGTAGCAGGTATTTCGGCTGTGGAAGTAGCTTCCAAAAACGCACAAAAACTGGCAGATGAGTTTGCCAAGTATTTCAAATCCAACAGCAGCAACCCAAGAGCCAAATACAAAAGTTTTGTTATCAAGGGCGACCAAAATCCTGAGCGCGTCAATGCTTTACTCAAGTTATTGGATAAAAATGGCATTCAGTACGGCTTTGCAGGTAACCGAACTGGTCTGAGAGGTTTGGATTATAACAGTGGGAAATCCGCAACATTCTCTACATCAGAAAAAGACATTGTGGTGAATGCTTATCAGCCAAAATCAGTACTAACGCAGATTCTCTTCGAACCAGAAGCTGTTTTAAAAGATAGCATCACCTATGACATCACTAGCTGGGCTTTGCCATATGCCTATGGTGTACAAGCCTATGCCATGGAAACCCGCTTAGATGCGGCTAAAAAATTCGAAAAACCAACATTCAATCCCAATTCAGTAAACGGCAAACCATTGGCATATCTTGCTCCATGGCATGCGACTGTGCATGCGAAGTTTTTGGCAGCCTTGATCAATGAAGGTATCCGTGTACGTTTTGCAGAATATCCATTTGAGATTGGAGGTCAATCCTATGCGGCAGGCACCTTGATTATCCACCGCAACGGCAATCAATACCTAGCCGATTACGATCAAAAAGTAGTGGACTTGGCCAATCAATTCCAAATCAACTTGACCGCTACCAACTCTGCCTATGTAGACAAGGGCAAGGACTTTGGATCTTCAGATGTACGACCAATTGTACAGCCTAAAGTTGCTTTGCTAGGCGGCACAGGGATTTCTTCCTTGAATTTCGGTGAAATCTGGTACTTCTTTGAGCAGGAGTTAGACTATCCACTGAGCATTTTGGAAGCCGATAATTTGGGCAGATTCGACCTGTCTTCGTACAATGTACTCATCATGCCTTCGAGCTGGGGTTCCTATTTGTCTGAAAATAACCTTAAGAAAGTCATGGACTGGGTTCGTGCAGGTGGAAAAATTATCGCCATAGAAAACGCTGTCAGCGCTTTTGCCGACAAAGCTGGTTTCTCACTCAGCCAATACGATACCGACGAAGAGAAAAAAACCGCTGAGAAGGAAGCAAAAGCCATTCAGACTGTTGAACGCTTGGAACCTTATCAGGAACGAGAGCGCATGGGCATCTCCACCACTGCTGCCGGCGCTATCTATCAATTACGCATAGACCAAACACACCCTTTAGGTTTCGGTTTGGGTGAAAATTTCTACACGCTTAAAAACAATGGTTCCCGTTATGCCTACTTGAATAATGGAGTCAACGTGGGAATTATCCCGAACTTAGATGCCTACAGATTTGGGTATATTGGTCACAAAATCAAACCAAAAATGGCTCAATCCATGGTATATGGTGTGGAAAATATGGGCAGAGGGCAAGTCGTATACATGGTGGATAACCCTATGTTCCGTTCCTTCTGGGAAAATGGCAAGCTGTTGATGGCGAATGCGGTGTTTTTGGTAGGACAGTAA
- a CDS encoding HigA family addiction module antitoxin, giving the protein MKRKMKLSHPGEILKMEIVEGRNLTIGKAAELLDLTRPTLSNILNGKAGVTPNVAPIIETVFGGSAKLWVRLQTSYDLAVADQSLGN; this is encoded by the coding sequence ATGAAAAGAAAAATGAAACTTTCCCATCCTGGGGAAATACTTAAAATGGAAATTGTTGAAGGTAGGAATTTGACTATCGGAAAAGCTGCTGAACTCTTGGATTTGACCCGTCCAACATTGTCCAATATATTGAACGGTAAAGCAGGTGTTACACCCAATGTAGCACCTATAATTGAGACTGTATTTGGCGGTTCAGCAAAGCTTTGGGTAAGACTACAGACATCTTATGATTTAGCAGTAGCTGATCAAAGCCTTGGCAATTAA
- a CDS encoding ATP-binding protein, protein MSHRTKQERDIIESGVQNEIVFYRLFQLLASQTGQLVNINELSNTLQSRNETIQNYIGVMEKCFHISLIRPFYANLRKELVKMPKGYLLDAGLRNSLLNNFTPIQQRLDKGEIWEQAVFRLLVDKFGLDGIRFWRTADGKEIDFVLPDEHPPIAIEAKFDERMAKHKKYQLFMDTYADFQFQFACMHPWSENFFRKYF, encoded by the coding sequence GTGTCCCATCGCACAAAACAGGAAAGAGATATCATTGAATCAGGAGTTCAGAATGAAATTGTATTCTATCGGCTCTTTCAATTGTTGGCTTCTCAGACAGGTCAGTTGGTTAACATTAATGAATTGAGCAATACCTTACAGTCCAGAAATGAGACTATTCAAAATTATATTGGGGTGATGGAAAAGTGTTTTCATATTTCCCTGATTCGGCCTTTTTATGCCAATCTGAGAAAGGAACTGGTTAAAATGCCAAAGGGATATTTACTAGATGCAGGATTACGAAATTCCCTACTCAATAACTTTACGCCAATCCAACAACGCTTGGATAAGGGGGAAATCTGGGAACAAGCCGTCTTCCGTTTGTTGGTGGATAAGTTTGGGCTGGATGGAATCCGATTTTGGCGAACAGCTGATGGGAAGGAGATTGACTTTGTTCTACCGGATGAACATCCACCAATAGCGATAGAAGCTAAGTTTGATGAACGAATGGCTAAACATAAAAAATATCAATTATTTATGGATACCTATGCTGATTTTCAATTTCAGTTTGCCTGTATGCATCCATGGTCCGAAAACTTTTTTAGAAAGTATTTTTGA
- a CDS encoding 6-bladed beta-propeller, giving the protein MKKRLSNIYLSIVLLSIPLSCKHQADTISSDHEIVIDVDESIKLTYSDIFESLEIIPLESTHELLVGDIDQVLFAENRIFIVDENKTKSLFIFDGSGKLVKRIESKGLGPGELFKPTSAQVLENDNQLVIFDGRQGKCMFYDYDGNFLHEIRYTDWLATYDWIYHRGHFYFYSENGEDFEDRLFKTTVGMQTVLRINTFFKGDAKIINGMKNAYLYPTYGGSSLFFNERNSNRILEIQEDVIKRQYVFSFSKDEFKPDPQRVYQAIDFTREFWRQDQYALGDGLIDGKRISLLSINKGRESKLALWTKEDNTVKIIEAIQNDMDRLTPDIIGLHRYFRGPDAYVWAAFPKELEEFEKTFRPGQNLYSEFAEQYAIGADDNPILFVYSFKK; this is encoded by the coding sequence ATGAAAAAAAGACTTTCAAATATATACTTATCAATTGTATTATTATCAATTCCTCTTTCCTGTAAGCATCAAGCTGATACTATATCCTCAGATCATGAAATAGTCATAGATGTAGATGAGTCCATCAAGTTAACCTATTCAGATATATTCGAATCCCTTGAAATTATTCCTTTGGAATCCACTCATGAACTATTGGTTGGGGACATCGATCAAGTCCTATTTGCAGAAAACAGGATCTTCATTGTAGATGAAAACAAAACAAAGTCACTTTTTATTTTTGACGGATCAGGAAAATTAGTGAAACGAATAGAAAGTAAAGGTCTTGGACCTGGGGAGTTGTTTAAACCTACTTCAGCACAAGTTCTTGAGAATGACAATCAACTAGTCATTTTTGACGGTAGACAAGGCAAATGCATGTTTTATGACTATGATGGGAATTTTTTACATGAAATCAGATACACAGATTGGTTAGCTACCTATGATTGGATTTATCATAGAGGGCATTTCTATTTTTACAGCGAAAACGGAGAGGATTTCGAGGATAGACTTTTTAAAACAACAGTAGGAATGCAAACAGTATTGAGAATTAACACTTTTTTTAAAGGGGATGCAAAAATTATCAATGGTATGAAAAATGCTTATTTATATCCAACCTATGGTGGCTCCAGTCTTTTTTTTAATGAACGCAATTCCAACCGAATTCTTGAAATTCAAGAGGATGTTATCAAACGTCAGTATGTGTTCTCCTTTTCCAAAGACGAGTTTAAACCGGATCCCCAACGAGTTTATCAAGCCATAGATTTCACTAGAGAATTTTGGAGACAAGATCAATATGCATTAGGTGATGGATTAATTGACGGAAAAAGGATTTCGCTACTTTCTATTAACAAAGGCAGAGAATCAAAATTGGCCCTTTGGACAAAAGAAGACAATACGGTTAAAATTATAGAGGCCATTCAAAACGACATGGACCGATTAACACCAGACATCATAGGTTTGCATCGCTATTTTCGCGGCCCTGACGCATACGTTTGGGCAGCTTTTCCAAAGGAGTTGGAAGAGTTTGAAAAAACCTTCAGGCCAGGTCAAAACCTGTACTCCGAATTCGCTGAGCAATACGCTATAGGAGCTGACGATAATCCCATTTTGTTTGTATATTCATTCAAAAAGTAG
- a CDS encoding T9SS type B sorting domain-containing protein, translated as MGNGNSINVSPGTLTTYSCAVIDVTGNVFGTASIPIAPILQGAFDVFIPNAFTPNNDGINDTWIVVTSARGTGPINAYRYELNIVNRWGASVFSRNETISTGTTGIIGG; from the coding sequence TTGGGAAATGGGAATTCAATTAATGTATCTCCAGGTACCCTAACAACATATTCCTGTGCTGTAATTGATGTAACCGGTAACGTGTTTGGGACTGCATCCATTCCAATTGCTCCTATTCTTCAAGGTGCGTTTGATGTTTTTATTCCTAATGCCTTCACTCCAAATAATGATGGAATCAATGATACATGGATTGTTGTGACAAGTGCTCGTGGCACCGGGCCTATAAATGCATACCGTTACGAGTTAAATATTGTAAACCGATGGGGTGCTTCTGTTTTTTCTAGAAATGAAACTATAAGCACCGGAACAACTGGAATTATTGGGGGATAA